A region of Nakaseomyces glabratus chromosome M, complete sequence DNA encodes the following proteins:
- the CPR7 gene encoding peptidylprolyl isomerase CPR7 (CAGL0M08030g~Ortholog(s) have peptidyl-prolyl cis-trans isomerase activity, unfolded protein binding activity, role in cellular response to heat, protein refolding and cytosol localization), whose translation MKVYLDIAIAGEQIGRIVCELYNDKAPKAVENFHRLCVGSGSVGGIHLTYKRSCFHRVIRNFMIQGGDLVFGKEDNLDSDKVGLGGCSIYATEEEIKDDTKELQCHGLFEDENVGEFDEPFLLAMANTGSPNTNSSQFFITTYPSPHLTGKHSIFGRVIHGKSVVRTIEYGKVDKEGTPENLVVIEDCGDWDETMSIPLYNASNSTIGGDIYEEYPDDDTHFDSEDFAAAYNASNIIKDSGSALFKIKDYQNSYYKYMKALKYVNTYIPEQDVDEKHCLLFIELKKKLYLNICLALFNLKDYDESMKYGHYLLELDSVDDKDKAKAYYRIGNSLFAKKRYDEALKNYRLCRDHNPDDNVIGQKIEKTENILEKEKERTKKNISKFFR comes from the coding sequence ATGAAGGTCTATTTGGACATTGCAATTGCAGGCGAGCAGATTGGTAGAATTGTCTGCGAGCTTTATAACGATAAAGCACCTAAGGCAGTAGAAAACTTCCATCGCTTATGTGTTGGTAGTGGATCTGTTGGTGGTATTCATTTGACATATAAAAGATCATGTTTTCACAGAGTCATAAGAAACTTCATGATACAAGGTGGTGATCTGGTTTTTGGAAAGGAGGACAACCTTGATTCTGATAAAGTTGGTTTAGGTGGATGTTCCATTTATGCTACAGAGGAGGAAATAAAAGATGACACTAAAGAATTGCAGTGTCACGGGTTGTTTGAGGATGAAAATGTGGGTGAATTTGATGAACCATTCTTGTTGGCCATGGCCAACACTGGTTCCCCAAATACTAACAGCTCGCAATTCTTTATAACTACATACCCCTCTCCCCATCTGACTGGCAAGCACTCAATCTTTGGGAGAGTAATTCACGGAAAGTCTGTGGTTCGAACCATTGAATATGGGAAAGTTGACAAAGAAGGTACACCTGAAAATTTAGTTGTTATTGAAGACTGTGGTGATTGGGATGAAACCATGTCAATTCCTCTTTACAATGCATCAAACTCTACCATTGGAGGAGATATTTATGAGGAATACCCGGATGATGATACTCATTTCGATTCCGAGGACTTCGCAGCTGCCTACAACGCCTCAAATATCATAAAAGACTCTGGTTCGGCTTTGTTCAAGATTAAAGATTATCAAAACTCatattacaaatatatGAAGGCTTTGAAATACGTGAACACTTACATACCAGAACAAGACGTTGATGAGAAACATTGCCTATTATTCATtgagttgaagaaaaagtTATATCTAAACATTTGTCTTGCCTTATTCAACCTAAAGGATTATGATGAAAGTATGAAATATGGCCATTATTTACTGGAGTTGGATAGCGTTGATGATAAGGACAAGGCAAAGGCTTACTACAGAATTGGCAATAGTTTGTTTGCTAAAAAGAGATATGATGAAGCACTAAAAAATTATAGATTATGCAGAGATCACAATCCAGATGATAACGTTATTGGCCAAAAGATCGAGAAAACAGAGAATATCCTGGAGAAggagaaagaaagaaccaaaaaaaatatatctaaGTTTTTTAggtga
- the GEA1 gene encoding Arf family guanine nucleotide exchange factor GEA1 (CAGL0M08052g~Ortholog(s) have ARF guanyl-nucleotide exchange factor activity), with protein sequence MLVSDPNTIILRECRELLYVIASERQDEYIPAVPDLIGGSNEYSEDEEDTQKAELMKGEGTEDVDDKTAVKNQLQTLIDTVLLSQTLDNIDACTIVAPFNRTLISPRLNREATIRTLDALEKFINFEVINVNMSNYSTAFRMLIDSLNNISFDAYDKTSDDSILFKTLVLLRSSITKNSFEILSDSVAYDLLKTTITLACNSKRSPLLQEYARSSIYELTAIAFNKIRSLKSSDDTNNYINDKSLGSSTLKKYLANRSSSEEDSMGLKGDEYFNSTVDLIKENKYKDPNCGLPVIKRYLQLLLSLLTIDQDNKHTKQVKALGFSLIICGIEVAGKDIILFPSLFSIVADQIFEQVLYVIRTVYDKELVKVALDLFITLTINMEPYLRPQIELTFSHICDILLDKSIFTGERSKKTKSELKEIFLESISIMWKRKPSYLVDAFINYDCNLNRMDLANIISGTLCKLLTSNGNDDINTWLLSFESLEIFINFMYEMTIKNASMSTNGIKEGSDIISQKKKKIEYLSCVDRFNKKPKEGITYFHRSGFLKTLSDKDIATFLFENKGPLNKQKIGLLLCDPNEQKLLQSYMQNFDFRDFRLDEALRIMLSKFRLPGESQQIERIIEMFSEVYSSQNERKNENIQPESIDSNEADSELCVSISNKNVTCDADSAFVLSYSLIMLNTDLHNPQIKTHMSFSDYTSNLRGCYKGADFPDSFLAKLYNSIKEKEILMPEEHHGNEQLFKDDWNNLIASAFILTKPSSKIQEHEERTKDFTDFIGAIFETFGFSLVSAFLSTTHANQISSNNTRLFAIIEKCGRITSIYGLSAPYNKVIDSLLKMTVLIGNLDKELRLVENDNDDYAQIEVESSTSNEAICVSNESIAFGRDEKAQLSYITAYKLLNLEKNNIGLLPDTLETLIEVLTILYDKHIIDMSYIDNVNELMRCDILPRTPTEITIKKEALNRSLLSTFASYIKGDEGPSKEQISLSELTISLVREHNVFTALNAHPKLINSGPMKSVLSLTSNARYNSRKNYCNYNFFFLVEFLIKLCIDNNIIEECGGSMINHLENHSNTPGITTRSRYAIMIIKNLINKHLGEQDKIIIDTLTFLNSEDKDLQENDFDLFTTLINELISHSEKNLTVLNNPLFWRALSRACEYNILIETVSSILDNFVLNEDTDLTDQIMIHLLFIQTIHQSKALTKLLENITKLPQNYSDANVPHLIELLLNNHDEPLRVQVEQCLVALTKECSSSEQPEPSNLVQKYYLPVLSRNITDENVVVSLVNIITTVSNQCTDTNSWNKEELKKIMMPFVNHE encoded by the coding sequence atgCTTGTGAGTGATCCAAATACAATAATCCTCAGGGAATGCCGAGAGTTGCTATATGTAATAGCAAGTGAGCGCCAAGATGAATACATACCAGCTGTCCCTGATCTGATAGGTGGGTCTAATGAATACTCcgaagatgaagaagacacCCAAAAGGCTGAACTCATGAAAGGTGAAGGCACTGAGGATGTTGATGATAAAACAGCTGTAAAAAACCAACTACAGACTTTGATTGACACAGTATTGCTGTCGCAAACTTTGGATAACATCGATGCATGTACAATAGTAGCGCCTTTCAACCGAACACTGATCTCTCCAAGATTGAATAGGGAAGCCACTATCAGGACTCTAGATGCATTGGagaaatttattaattttgaagTAATAAACGTTAATATGTCGAATTATTCAACGGCCTTTAGAATGTTGATAGACTCTTTGAATAACATTAGTTTTGATGCATATGATAAAACAAGCGATgattctattttatttaaaaCTTTGGTTTTATTAAGGAGCTCTATAACAAAAAACTCTTTTGAAATACTATCCGATTCAGTTGCTTACGATTTACTGAAAACTACGATAACCTTAGCATGCAATTCAAAAAGATCACCGCTTCTACAAGAGTATGCGCGCTCCTCAATATATGAATTAACAGCGATTGCTTTCAACAAAATACGATCGCTAAAGAGTAGTGACGATACGAATAACTACATCAATGATAAGAGCCTAGGATCATCAACCTTAAAGAAATATCTGGCTAATAGGAGTTCCTCGGAAGAAGATAGTATGGGATTAAAAGGAgatgaatattttaattcGACAGTCGATCTaataaaggaaaataaatataaggACCCAAATTGTGGCCTGCCTGTGATAAAAAGATATCTGCAACTACTGCTCTCTTTATTGACAATTGATCAAGACAACAAACACACAAAACAGGTAAAAGCATTAGGATTCAGCTTAATAATCTGTGGTATTGAAGTGGCTGGCAAAGACATCATTTTGTTCCCCTCATTATTCAGTATCGTTGCGGATCAGATCTTTGAACAAGTGCTATATGTCATTAGAACAGTATATGATAAGGAGCTGGTTAAAGTTGCACTTGATCTCTTCATAACTCTGACAATCAATATGGAACCATACTTAAGGCCTCAGATAGAATTAACATTTTCACACATTTGTGATATTTTGTTGGATAAATCCATTTTCACAGGAGAGAGGTccaaaaaaacaaagtCGGAGcttaaagaaatatttcttgaatCTATATCAATTATGTGGAAGCGAAAACCAAGTTATCTTGTGGATGCTTTTATTAATTATGATTGCAACCTAAATAGAATGGACCTGGCCAATATCATCTCCGGTACATTATGCAAATTATTAACTTCTAACGGGaatgatgatattaatACGTGGCTATTATCTTTTGAGAGCTTAGagatatttataaatttcaTGTATGAAATGACCATAAAGAATGCTTCCATGTCCACAAATGGCATAAAAGAAGGGAGTGACATAATCTctcagaagaaaaaaaaaattgaatactTATCCTGTGTTGACAGGTTCAATAAGAAACCCAAGGAGGGTATCACTTACTTTCATAGATCTGGATTTCTAAAAACTCTTTCAGATAAGGATATTGCCACATTCTTATTCGAAAATAAAGGCCCTTTAAACAAGCAAAAGATTGGCCTATTATTATGTGATCCTAATgaacaaaaattattgcAATCATACATGCAGAACTTTGATTTTCGGGATTTTAGATTGGATGAAGCATTAAGAATAATGCTATCTAAATTCAGGTTACCTGGAGAATCACAACAAATAGAAAGAATTATTGAAATGTTTTCGGAAGTGTATTCGTCacaaaatgaaagaaaaaacgAGAACATTCAACCTGAAAGTATTGATTCTAACGAGGCAGATAGTGAGTTGTGTGTTAGCATCTCTAATAAGAATGTTACTTGTGATGCCGACAGTGCTTTTGTGCTCAGTTATTCCTTAATAATGCTGAATACTGATCTCCACAACCctcaaataaaaacacaTATGTCATTCAGTGATTATACGAGCAATCTAAGAGGATGTTACAAAGGAGCAGATTTCCCAGACAGTTTCTTAGCAAAACTATACAACTccattaaagaaaaagaaatactaATGCCGGAAGAACACCATGGCAATGAGCAGCTATTCAAAGATGACTGGAACAATTTGATAGCATCTGCATTTATTCTTACAAAGCCGTCTTCCAAGATACAAGAACATGAGGAGAGAACTAAGGATTTTACAGACTTCATTGGCgcaatttttgaaacatTTGGTTTCTCTCTGGTAAGCGCATTTCTATCAACGACTCATGCCAATCAAATTTCGTCGAATAATACCAGATTATTTGCTATAATAGAGAAGTGTGGAAGAATAACAAGTATATATGGATTAAGTGCTCCTTACAACAAAGTAATAGATTCTCTATTAAAAATGACAGTTTTAATCGGAAATTTGGACAAAGAGCTGAGACTTGTcgaaaatgataatgatgattATGCTCAAATAGAGGTCGAATCCAGTACTTCTAACGAAGCTATATGCGTTAGTAACGAATCTATTGCATTCGGAAGAGACGAAAAAGCGCAGTTATCTTACATCACTGCTTACAAGTTACTCAACCTAGAGAAAAACAATATTGGCTTGCTACCGGACACACTAGAAACTTTAATTGAAGTTCTTACAATTCTCTACGACAAACACATTATTGATATGTCCTATATTGATAATGTAAACGAATTAATGAGATGCGACATTCTTCCTCGTACCCCTACTGAAATAACCATAAAAAAGGAGGCACTTAACAGAAGTCTTTTGTCAACTTTTGCATCATATATCAAAGGAGATGAAGGGCCGAGTAAAGAACAAATCTCGCTAAGCGAATTGACGATTTCCTTGGTGCGAGAACATAATGTTTTTACTGCACTCAATGCTCATCCCAAATTAATCAACTCTGGGCCCATGAAATCAGTACTATCACTTACCTCTAATGCGAGGTATAATAGTAGGAAAAATTATTGCAATTAcaacttcttttttttggttgAATTCTTGATAAAACTCTGTATCGACAACAATATTATCGAGGAATGTGGCGGTTCAATGATTAATCATTTGGAAAATCACTCCAATACTCCTGGTATAACTACGCGGTCTAGATATGCCATCATGATTATCAAAAATCTTATTAATAAACACTTAGGTGAACAGGATAAGATTATAATAGATACTCTGACATTTTTGAACTCAGAAGATAAAGACCTTCAAGAAAATGATTTCGATTTATTTACCACATTGATAAATGAACTTATATCTCATAGTGAGAAGAACCTGACAGTCCTTAACAATCCATTATTTTGGAGGGCATTATCAAGAGCCTGTGAATATAACATATTGATTGAAACAGTTTCCAGTATATTAGACAACTTTGTACTCAACGAAGACACAGATCTCACTGACCAGATAATGATACATCTGTTATTTATACAGACAATCCATCAGAGTAAAGCTCTCACTAAATTGCTGGAGAATATCACTAAGCTTCCACAGAATTATTCTGATGCAAATGTTCCACACTTAATAGAGTTACTTCTAAACAATCATGACGAGCCATTACGAGTACAAGTAGAGCAATGCCTTGTTGCTCTCACAAAAGAATGCAGCAGCAGCGAACAGCCTGAGCCTTCTAATTTGGTACAGAAATATTATTTGCCTGTCTTGTCAAGAAATATTACAGACGAAAATGTGGTAGTTTCATTagttaatattattacaacGGTATCGAATCAGTGCACAGATACTAATTCATGGAACAAAGAAgagctgaaaaaaattatgatGCCTTTTGTAAACCATGAGTAA
- the RBH2 gene encoding Rbh2p (CAGL0M08074g~Protein of unknown function), translated as MDIHTLRSRWAYNVQLLKQLQWACTDTAKRSLNGTISNIEASSFANNLQKCTEALQFCIQKSLTIERTLKNYEIDVPLPVIKDVLLEQELMKYYTVILMEGCKLIFDYSISIFRIGTEPRFMLCLIKLYLNLDSITELLGNEGNQFSDLLNSFEYQFMTQYNIINCNTIHLDQVRDIFAKSNPLIAPPLLTVNDIEKRGYFFLSSVDLHIDNKLIEIAQLKNGHLAVFYVNSQRQSFSTNGAKQLLKELVEGRMELLNMGRTLLFQTLKQRDMVIFLEFEDSLELVTNNSLTKKLLIQCVDKVSWCTYWKIYLENLFSEEQARTNVKASTSMLNPSHSFQNFKIKHTKLSELRPVSHQGIALNIPQKKSQNCQANITKSDDLEEDPGFKFAIHQSNPINEIYTSQTEELITSPSLNEIEYLSYDKLIALDRSLELTLSPKLLESPREANYKTVSQTFSLDRINNISQNTPEVSDQESIVSNDELEKEPVFNPSVEDHKPQLLRKKSSLLSIFSNKNKSKNKNNLKLEINSQMSSSNLSLNSASSSRTFFSVNSNDSTSTTVSDKYIEDSDRFQLDNTTSILQLKVTKASCWDKSSWQVLSSFPLLLSLVKDHEAVYLTLQNPSNSGRFKFVTRISNIWKTTRSTAKDIQISIPTKDILATILDDLTNTTPRYQVLSLRTEEAERLKNTIDHCINGDMLSSISNSTTTRTLSSDASSSYMSQVSSNVSRSSTEVSDLNVHDFKSMASVKNILVLSDIKARLHTKNNGRWCPHHIGLVNIYSLETPNNKKGIRFELTTDTRTTFQFNSKIHDLKRLGRTGIAMIDDSEYLFEFPNNVITEQIYRYIAPSHPMI; from the coding sequence ATGGATATTCATACATTGAGGTCTAGATGGGCATACAATGTTCAGCTTCTGAAACAGTTGCAATGGGCTTGCACAGATACTGCAAAGAGGAGCCTCAACGGCactatttcaaatattgaagCTAGTTCTTTTGCCAACAATTTACAAAAATGTACCGAGGCTTTGCAATTCTGCATACAAAAGTCTCTTACAATAGAGAGAACGCTTAAAAACTACGAAATTGATGTGCCATTACCAGTAATTAAAGATGTTCTCTTAGAGCAGGAATTAATGAAGTATTATACTGTTATTTTAATGGAAGGTTGCAAGCTGATATTCGACTATTCTATATCAATATTTCGTATAGGTACAGAACCTCGTTTCATGCTATGCTTGATAAAACTTTACTTGAATCTCGATTCTATTACTGAACTTTTAGGTAACGAAGGAAACCAATTTTCTGATCTCCtaaattcttttgaatACCAATTCATGACTCAgtacaatattattaattgcaACACCATACATTTGGATCAAGTCCGTGACATTTTTGCCAAGTCAAATCCACTAATTGCTCCTCCACTTCTGACGGTTAATGATATCGAAAAGCGGGGCTATTTTTTCCTATCATCTGTTGATCTTCACATTGATAACAAGCTGATTGAGATAGCTCAATTGAAGAACGGCCACTTAGCTGTTTTTTATGTTAATTCCCAACGTCAGTCCTTTTCTACTAACGGTGCCAAGCAATTACTTAAGGAACTTGTTGAAGGAAGAATGGAGCTACTCAATATGGGGCGTACATTGCTATTTCAAACACTAAAGCAAAGAGACATGGTTATATTTTTAGAATTTGAGGATAGTTTAGAACTAGTCACTAATAATTCattgacaaaaaaactTCTAATACAATGCGTTGACAAAGTATCTTGGTGTACTTATTGGAAAATTTATTTGGAAAATTTGTTTTCCGAAGAACAAGCACGTACTAACGTGAAGGCTAGTACATCAATGTTAAATCCTTCTCATAGTTTCCAAAACTTCAAGATAAAACATACCAAATTATCGGAACTACGGCCTGTAAGTCACCAAGGTATTGCCCTGAACATACCTCAGAAAAAGTCTCAAAACTGTCAGGCAAATATCACCAAATCTGATGACTTAGAAGAAGATCCTGGATTCAAATTTGCTATTCACCAATCCAATCCaattaatgaaatatataCTAGCCAAACAGAGGAACTTATAACATCACCTTCACTTAATGAGATTGAATATTTGAGCTACGATAAGCTAATAGCGCTAGATAGAAGCCTTGAATTAACTCTATCTCCTAAGCTCTTAGAATCTCCTCGTGAAGCCAACTACAAAACTGTTTCACAAACTTTCAGTTTGGACAgaattaataatatctcACAAAATACACCTGAAGTTAGTGATCAAGAGAGTATAGTTTCAAATGATGAATTAGAAAAAGAACCCGTGTTCAATCCAAGTGTCGAAGATCATAAACCACAGCTATTGAGAAAGAAGTCATCTCTACTGAGCATATTtagcaataaaaataaatccaaaaataaaaataatttaaaattGGAAATCAACTCTCAGATGAGctcatcaaatttatcattGAATAGCGCCTCAAGCTCAAGAACTTTCTTCTCTGTCAACAGCAACGATTCAACTTCCACGACGGTCAGCGATAAGTACATCGAAGATTCTGATAGATTTCAACTAGACAATACAACTTCGATTCTGCAGTTGAAGGTCACTAAGGCTTCCTGCTGGGATAAATCTTCCTGGCAGGTCCTCTCCTCATTCCCGCTATTACTGTCTTTAGTCAAAGATCATGAAGCAGTATACTTGACTTTACAAAATCCAAGCAATAGTGGTAGATTCAAGTTTGTTACTAGGATATCCAATATTTGGAAAACTACTCGTTCAACAGCCAAGGATATCCAAATTTCTATTCCAACTAAAGACATTCTTGCTACGATACTGGATGACTTAACTAATACAACACCAAGGTATCAAGTGTTATCGTTGAGAACAGAAGAGGCTGAAAGATTGAAGAACACAATCGATCACTGTATCAATGGTGATATGTTATCCTCAATTTCAAACTCCACTACAACTAGGACCTTGTCAAGTGACGCTTCATCATCTTATATGAGTCAAGTTAGTAGCAACGTCAGTAGATCATCAACTGAGGTATCAGACTTGAACGTCCATGACTTCAAAAGTATGGCGTCAGTCAAGAACATCTTAGTGCTTTCTGACATCAAAGCCAGATTACACACAAAGAATAACGGTAGGTGGTGTCCACATCACATAGGACTTGTCAATATTTATTCATTAGAAACTcccaacaacaaaaaaggCATAAGGTTTGAGTTGACTACAGATACACGAACTACCTTCCAATTTAATAGCAAGATCCACGATCTCAAGAGATTGGGACGCACTGGTATTGCTATGATCGATGACTCGGAATATCTGTTTGAGTTCCCTAACAATGTAATTACAGAACAGATATACCGTTATATTGCACCCAGCCATCCAATGATATGA
- a CDS encoding uncharacterized protein (CAGL0M08096g~Protein of unknown function), whose translation MQLKNTPLFVTCIEYTHTLPNNTRTPSNLNKYLTTIGKLTLLTNECIPDADFLSNSVEVHEPSFETVVMMLQLCELPNVSSTDGKFHHTDITPRVGLLPSVRLGRSHHRLRQYRKSFAPIREFH comes from the coding sequence ATGCAACTGAAAAATACACCACTATTTGTGACTTGTATAGAATACACCCATACATTACCAAATAACACCCGGACACCTTCCaatttgaacaaatatCTAACAACTATAGGAAAATTGACATTATTGACGAATGAATGTATACCAGATGCTGATTTTCTAAGCAATTCAGTAGAGGTCCATGAACCCTCATTTGAAACGGTGGTAATGATGTTGCAGCTGTGCGAGCTCCCCAACGTATCTTCCACAGACGGCAAATTCCACCACACTGACATCACTCCCCGTGTAGGGCTTCTCCCCTCAGTAAGGCTAGGCAGAAGCCATCACAGACTTCGACAGTATCGCAAGTCCTTTGCTCCCATTAGAGAGTTTCACTGA